One Dysgonomonadaceae bacterium PH5-43 DNA segment encodes these proteins:
- a CDS encoding two-component system nitrogen regulation sensor histidine kinase NtrY (product_source=KO:K13598; cath_funfam=1.10.287.130,3.30.450.20,3.30.565.10; cog=COG5000; ko=KO:K13598; pfam=PF02518,PF13188; smart=SM00091,SM00387; superfamily=55785,55874; transmembrane_helix_parts=Inside_1_6,TMhelix_7_26,Outside_27_30,TMhelix_31_52,Inside_53_430) — protein MKKYNYLLAIRIFWIIFFSFFLGVMFAFEKYWIVIACVIALIISTLYLIKFIKQTVKGINRMISSIQFNELNVSFNSFTQKGLSPQLVLNMGNAINQFNKQQHKLESMLRFYEILLENIDFAILVIDSSGKIEWINKAAVKLFGKTKPRKLYDLAKVSLTLPDELDLLIPKETKIIRFFNKKQQVQVAATMLSFSLNGRNLKLISLKNIESVLFENESDAWKKLIRILTHEIMNSLSPIISLSETFSETDEERIEFMPKAMQTIHRRSKGLIDFVNNYQKLTKIPPPSKTIFTIKELLEDISNLLKVERMLFSYTIGKENWTLNADRAQIEQVMINLIKNAYESASLNTSVKVHINVSKDYYQRTFIRVIDNGDGILPDVLDKIFVPFFTTKSTGSGVGLSICQQIINLHGGSIAIKSKPEDGTTVSIIL, from the coding sequence ATGAAAAAATATAACTACCTACTTGCAATACGCATCTTTTGGATTATCTTCTTTTCCTTTTTTCTCGGAGTAATGTTTGCTTTCGAAAAGTATTGGATTGTTATAGCTTGTGTTATTGCCCTTATAATTTCAACTCTTTATCTGATAAAATTCATTAAGCAAACAGTTAAAGGCATTAATCGTATGATAAGTTCTATTCAATTCAATGAATTGAATGTCTCTTTTAATAGCTTTACCCAAAAAGGTTTATCTCCGCAGTTAGTTTTAAATATGGGAAATGCTATAAATCAGTTCAACAAACAGCAACATAAACTTGAATCTATGCTGCGCTTTTATGAAATTCTTTTAGAGAATATTGATTTTGCAATCTTAGTAATCGACTCGTCAGGAAAAATAGAATGGATAAACAAAGCAGCTGTTAAGTTATTTGGCAAAACTAAACCTCGTAAACTTTATGACTTAGCAAAAGTATCTCTTACTTTGCCTGATGAGTTGGATTTACTCATTCCGAAAGAAACTAAAATTATTCGTTTTTTCAATAAAAAACAACAGGTACAAGTAGCTGCTACTATGCTTTCTTTTTCTCTAAATGGTCGTAATCTAAAGCTTATTAGTCTAAAGAATATCGAATCTGTTTTGTTTGAAAACGAAAGTGACGCGTGGAAAAAGTTAATTAGAATTTTAACTCACGAAATAATGAATTCTCTTTCTCCTATAATTTCCTTATCGGAAACATTTTCGGAAACGGACGAAGAGAGAATTGAATTTATGCCTAAAGCAATGCAAACAATTCATAGAAGAAGTAAAGGCTTGATTGATTTTGTAAATAACTATCAAAAGCTCACAAAAATACCACCTCCATCAAAAACTATATTTACAATAAAAGAACTGTTAGAGGATATAAGTAATTTATTAAAAGTAGAAAGAATGCTTTTTTCCTATACAATAGGAAAGGAAAATTGGACTCTGAATGCTGATCGAGCTCAAATCGAACAAGTAATGATTAACCTTATAAAAAATGCTTATGAATCTGCTTCTCTTAATACTTCTGTCAAAGTACATATAAATGTTTCTAAAGACTATTATCAACGAACGTTTATTAGAGTAATCGACAATGGAGATGGAATATTGCCTGATGTTCTTGATAAAATATTTGTTCCCTTTTTTACAACAAAATCAACAGGCTCTGGGGTTGGACTAAGTATTTGCCAACAAATTATAAATTTACATGGAGGAAGTATTGCTATTAAATCTAAACCAGAAGACGGCACTACTGTTTCTATTATTTTATAA
- a CDS encoding DNA-binding NtrC family response regulator (product_source=COG2204; cath_funfam=1.10.10.60,1.10.8.60,3.40.50.2300,3.40.50.300; cog=COG2204; pfam=PF00072,PF00158,PF02954; smart=SM00382,SM00448; superfamily=46689,52172,52540) yields MIKKGKILIIDDNEDILFALNTLLLPYMEKIRVSTNPEKIESFMHSYNPDIILLDMNFRKDMVSGKEGFFWLDRILKINPKAIVVLMTAYADTEKAVQAIKAGATDFISKPWEKEKLLATLFSVLKLKESQNELETVKAQLRTVNNPSIQNEIIGESEIMQEVFYLIKRLADTEANILLLGENGTGKDLIAHYIYQHSLRSQQVFVNLDLGTVPENLFESELFGYEKGAFTDAKKEKIGRMEVASGGTLFLNEIGNLSPSVQAKLLTAIEKKEISRLGSTRSIPIDVRFISATNADLYLEIENNNFRQDLLYRINTIEITLPPLRERGNDIVLLANYFLEKFCLKYKRSIDSLSREAKEKLLSYGWPGNVRELQNVIERAVILSNGQTLKGSNIILQTSERRKTQNNEILNLERLEKETIEKALTRCNGNMNKAAELLGITRYALYRKIKKE; encoded by the coding sequence ATGATAAAGAAAGGAAAAATTCTCATTATCGACGACAACGAAGATATTCTCTTTGCGCTTAATACCTTACTCCTACCTTATATGGAAAAAATTAGGGTTAGTACAAATCCAGAAAAGATAGAGTCGTTTATGCATTCCTACAACCCCGACATTATCTTACTTGATATGAACTTTCGGAAAGATATGGTAAGCGGGAAAGAAGGTTTCTTTTGGCTCGATAGAATACTTAAAATCAATCCGAAAGCTATTGTTGTTTTAATGACCGCTTACGCCGATACGGAAAAAGCCGTTCAAGCTATAAAAGCAGGAGCTACCGACTTTATATCCAAGCCTTGGGAAAAAGAAAAACTGTTAGCAACCCTATTCTCTGTATTAAAGCTAAAAGAGTCGCAAAACGAATTAGAAACAGTTAAAGCACAACTTCGCACTGTTAATAATCCAAGCATACAAAACGAGATTATTGGAGAGTCGGAAATTATGCAAGAAGTGTTTTATCTTATTAAAAGATTAGCCGATACAGAAGCAAACATTTTACTTTTAGGAGAAAATGGAACAGGAAAAGATTTGATTGCTCACTATATATATCAACACTCTTTACGCTCGCAACAAGTATTTGTAAATCTTGATTTAGGAACTGTTCCTGAAAATCTTTTTGAAAGTGAACTATTCGGTTATGAAAAAGGTGCATTTACTGATGCTAAGAAAGAAAAAATAGGAAGAATGGAAGTTGCATCAGGAGGAACTCTCTTTTTGAATGAAATAGGAAATTTATCTCCTTCCGTTCAGGCTAAGCTTTTAACGGCTATTGAAAAGAAAGAAATTTCACGATTAGGCTCTACTCGGTCAATCCCTATTGATGTTCGCTTTATTAGTGCCACTAACGCAGATCTTTATTTAGAAATTGAAAACAATAACTTTCGCCAAGATTTACTTTATCGCATTAATACAATTGAAATAACTCTTCCTCCTTTAAGGGAAAGAGGAAACGACATAGTATTACTGGCTAATTATTTTCTTGAAAAGTTTTGTCTTAAATATAAACGTTCTATTGATAGCTTATCGAGAGAAGCAAAAGAAAAACTATTATCATACGGTTGGCCTGGCAATGTGCGTGAATTACAAAACGTTATCGAACGAGCTGTTATTCTTTCTAATGGACAAACATTGAAAGGGTCTAACATAATATTACAAACATCTGAACGAAGAAAGACACAAAACAATGAGATATTAAATTTAGAGAGACTCGAAAAAGAAACTATAGAAAAAGCTCTTACCCGCTGTAATGGCAATATGAACAAAGCAGCAGAATTACTCGGAATTACTCGTTATGCTCTATATCGTAAAATAAAAAAAGAATGA